From the genome of Thunnus thynnus chromosome 1, fThuThy2.1, whole genome shotgun sequence, one region includes:
- the LOC137181164 gene encoding high-affinity choline transporter 1-like produces MTIHVEGLVAIAVFYLLILFVGIWAAWKNKHSGEAEGTDRSETIMVGGRDIGLFVGGFTMTATWVGGGYINGTAEYVYLPDYGLAWAQAPFGYALSLVVGGLFFAKPMRSRGYVTMLDPFQQLYGKRMGGLLFIPALMGEIFWSAAILSALGATLSVIVDINIKMSVVISALIAIFYTLVGGLYSVAYTDVVQLFCIFVGLWISVPFALTNQAVSDITVTAVKQVYQSPWKGSISGSDTWVWMDNFCLLMLGGIPWQVYFQRVLSASSATYAQVLSFLAAFGCLVMAVPSVLIGAIGASTDWNQTTYGAISPKDKEQADMILPIVLQHLCPPFVSFFGLGAVSAAVMSSADSSILSASSMFARNIYQLAFRQSASDREIVWVMRITIFVFGGLATVMALVTGTVYGLWYLSSDLVYVIIFPQLLSVLFVKGTNTYGSVAAYLFGMLLRIGGGEPYLQLPPFIYYPGWTTEPRKHHITGEMEDVVIQKFPFKTVSMLASFLGNVAFSYLAKYLFESGKLSHKYDFLDAVVSRDSGEIMDKTTLVTRGNNIGLSEMAPVKPRLSVTLAAAFTRRDTLPAEMVEEEEESSPDSSHHDDE; encoded by the exons ATGACCATCCATGTTGAAGGGCTTGTGGCTATCGCGGTCTTCTATCTACTGATCCTGTTCGTGGGCATCTGGGCGGCATGGAAGAACAAGCACTCAGGGGAGGCGGAGGGTACCGACCGCAGCGAAACCATCATGGTCGGCGGGAGGGACATTGGATTATTCGTCGGTGGATTTACCATGACGG CGACCTGGGTTGGAGGAGGATACATCAATGGCACAGCTGAGTATGTGTATCTACCAGATTATGGTTTGGCTTGGGCACAGGCTCCCTTTGGATATGCCCTCAGTCTTGTTGTGG GCGGTCTTTTTTTTGCCAAGCCCATGCGCTCACGAGGTTACGTCACCATGCTGGACCCGTTCCAGCAGCTGTATGGGAAACGTATGGGTGGCCTTCTCTTCATACCTGCATTAATGGGTGAAATCTTCTGGTCTGCTGCCATCTTATCCGCACTGG GTGCTACTCTCAGTGTAATCGTGGACATCAACATTAAGATGTCTGTGGTTATCTCTGCACTTATTGCAATCTTTTACACCCTGGTTGGAGGACTTTACTCTGTGGCCTACACTGACGTTGTGCAGCTCTTCTGTATCTTTGTGGGCCTG TGGATCAGTGTCCCATTTGCTTTGACCAACCAAGCTGTGTCAGACATTACTGTGACTGCAGTGAAGCAGGTGTACCAGTCACCCTGGAAAGGCAGCATCAGCGGGAGTGACACCTGGGTCTGGATGGACAATTTTTGCCTCCTG ATGCTTGGAGGGATACCTTGGCAGGTGTATTTCCAGAGAGTCCTATCTGCCTCCTCGGCCACCTACGCTCAGGTCCTCTCCTTCCTGGCTGCTTTCGGGTGCCTCGTCATGGCCGTGCCCTCTGTTCTCATCGGAGCCATCGGGGCCTCCACAG ACTGGAACCAGACAACTTATGGTGCCATTTCTCCTAAAGACAAGGAGCAAGCAGATATGATTCTACCCATCGTGCTCCAACACCTCTGCCCAccatttgtctcttttttcgGCCTGGGTGCGGTGTCGGCAGCTGTCATGTCTTCTGCAGACTCATCCATCCTGTCAGCAAGCTCCATGTTTGCAAGAAACATCTACCAGCTTGCCTTCAGACAGTCG GCATCTGACCGTGAGATTGTGTGGGTGATGCGCATCACCATCTTTGTGTTTGGTGGCCTTGCCACAGTGATGGCACTAGTAACCGGGACAGTTTATGGCCTCTGGTACCTGAGCTCAGACCTGGTTTACGTCATCATCTTCCCCCAGCTGCTCAGCGTGCTCTTTGTCAAGGGCACCAACACTTATGGCTCGGTGGCTGCCTACTTGTTTGGCATGTTGCTGCGTATAGGTGGAGGGGAGCCCTACCTGCAGCTGCCCCCTTTCATTTATTACCCTGGCTGGACCACTGAGCCACGGAAGCACCACATAACCGGAGAAATGGAGGACGTTGTCATCCAGAAGTTCCCCTTCAAGACAGTCTCTATGCTCGCCTCCTTTCTGGGTAACGTTGCTTTCTCCTACCTGGCCAAGTACCTGTTTGAGAGCGGCAAGTTGTCACACAAATACGACTTTCTCGATGCAGTGGTGTCTAGGGACAGCGGAGAGATTATGGATAAGACGACGCTTGTAACTCGTGGCAACAACATCGGGCTGTCAGAGATGGCGCCCGTCAAACCGCGGCTGAGTGTGACCTTGGCAGCCGCCTTCACACGTCGTGACACGCTGCCTGCAGAAATGgtcgaggaggaggaggagtccaGCCCTGACTCCTCCCACCATGATGATGAATGA